The Procambarus clarkii isolate CNS0578487 chromosome 91, FALCON_Pclarkii_2.0, whole genome shotgun sequence genome includes a region encoding these proteins:
- the LOC123774050 gene encoding dnaJ homolog subfamily B member 9 isoform X2: protein MDLWLVWSCILLTMAAIASCVKDFYEVLEVKRDASEKEIKKAFRKLAIQYHPDKNKEKGAEAKFREIAEAYEVLSDEDKRREYDMVGHAHYTKQTGGERPADHTFHFNFDDLFADFDNFPGFGGSFARDIDDGFMDMEDFFGGSFGGHHFGSHDSFFGGGHFQHADHMRRHQEAHQRAHQQHRFHNQQPPPPPPDLNQANFAHSGATGGRTCRTVTQRVGNMVTSYTTCS from the exons ATGGAtctgtggttggtgtggtcatgcATTTTGCTGACTATGGCTGCCATAGCCTCTTGTGTGAAGGACTTCTACGAGGTGCTTGAAGTGAAAAGGGATGCAAGCGAAAAAGAAATAAAGAAAGCCTTTCGTAAGCTGGCCATTCAGTACCATCCTGATAAAAACAAGGAAAAGGGTGCAGAGGCAAAATTCAGAGAGATTGCAGAAG CTTATGAAGTTCTCTCTGATGAAGATAAACGAAGAGAGTATGATATGGTAGGTCATGCTCACTACACAAAGCAGACCGGAGGAGAACGACCCGCTGATCATACCTTCCACTTCAACTTTGACGACCTCTTTGCTGACTTTGACAACTTTCCCGGCTTTGGCGGAAGCTTTGCTAGAGACATC GATGATGGCTTTATGGACATGGAGGACTTCTttggtggtagttttggtggtcaCCACTTTGGCTCCCATGATTCATTCTTTGGGGGTGGACACTTCCAGCATGCTGACCACATGAGGAGACATCAAGAGGCTCATCAGCGGGCGCACCAGCAGCATCGTTTTCATAATCAacaaccgccaccaccaccaccggactTGAATCAAGCCAATTTTGCTCATAGTGGCGCTACTGGTGGGAGGACGTGCAGAACGGTTACACAAAGGGTTGGCAACATGGTTACTTCATACACCACGTGCAGctaa
- the LOC123774050 gene encoding protein N-terminal asparagine amidohydrolase isoform X1, whose product MVIVIGGDPLIKCPNSTDEFYANYPCLVENGLSFVNQDVRQVQPEFSLYVAQGEFGVVPGVNSKVKVIGSDDATTCHIVIIRHPSGTVGVAHFDGSKNEEAAINVMVEKIANIEKGAEGLQLCVVGGYIPENGSNEASKNESEHLSLKILGMLIRHKCSFQLSLWCTCRLNTMQGSGGPKPIVYGVGVEVLTGSIFPTHFKLHEPNLPLRSACRWISGDRKLYDIYDHLSGTITIEPFYYSGMDWFNVYLQLPDDLLLRNFSTSPKVEPPEFCQDLRKVFKVFVDHPDPHKTLFPGNKSKKYRMNSNGMWELMEEQY is encoded by the coding sequence ATGGTTATAGTAATTGGAGGAGATCCCTTAATTAAATGTCCAAATTCAACAGATGAATTTTATGCCAATTATCCTTGTCTTGTTGAGAATGGATTAAGTTTTGTTAATCAGGATGTAAGACAGGTACAGCCAGAATTCTCCTTGTATGTTGCACAAGGTGAATTTGGAGTTGTACCAGGAGTGAACTCCAAGGTCAAGGTAATTGGTTCTGATGATGCCACTACTTGTCATATTGTTATCATCAGGCACCCATCTGGAACAGTTGGTGTTGCTCACTTTGATGGTAGTAAAAATGAAGAGGCAGCCATTAATGTTATGGTTGAGAAAATTGCTAACATTGAGAAAGGAGCAGAAGGTCTTCAGTTGTGTGTCGTAGGAGGATATATTCCAGAAAATGGTAGCAATGAAGCGTCCAAAAATGAATCTGAGCACCTTTCATTAAAAATTTTGGGCATGTTGATCCGTCATAAGTGTTCATTCCAGCTCTCGCTGTGGTGTACCTGCCGTCTAAACACCATGCAGGGAAGTGGTGGACCAAAGCCTAttgtgtatggtgtgggtgtggaggtacTGACTGGGTCCATATTTCCTACACACTTTAAATTACACGAACCAAATTTGCCTCTTCGATCAGCTTGTCGCTGGATTTCTGGAGACAGGAAATTGTATGATATATATGACCATCTTTCTGGAACAATAACCATAGAGCCATTTTATTATTCTGGCATGGATTGGTTTAATGTATACCTTCAGCTTCCAGATGATTTATTACTTAGAAACTTTTCAACCTCTCCAAAAGTTGAGCCTCCTGAGTTTTGCCAAGACCTTAGAAAAGTTTTTAAAGTTTTTGTGGACCACCCTGATCCACATAAAACACTCTTTCCTGGCAACAAATCTAAGAAATACAGAATGAATTCAAATGGAATGTGGGAGTTAATGGAGGAACAGTATTAA
- the LOC123774050 gene encoding dnaJ homolog subfamily B member 9 isoform X3: protein MDLWLVWSCILLTMAAIASCVKDFYEVLEVKRDASEKEIKKAFRKLAIQYHPDKNKEKGAEAKFREIAEAYEVLSDEDKRREYDMVGHAHYTKQTGGERPADHTFHFNFDDLFADFDNFPGFGGSFARDIHADHMRRHQEAHQRAHQQHRFHNQQPPPPPPDLNQANFAHSGATGGRTCRTVTQRVGNMVTSYTTCS from the exons ATGGAtctgtggttggtgtggtcatgcATTTTGCTGACTATGGCTGCCATAGCCTCTTGTGTGAAGGACTTCTACGAGGTGCTTGAAGTGAAAAGGGATGCAAGCGAAAAAGAAATAAAGAAAGCCTTTCGTAAGCTGGCCATTCAGTACCATCCTGATAAAAACAAGGAAAAGGGTGCAGAGGCAAAATTCAGAGAGATTGCAGAAG CTTATGAAGTTCTCTCTGATGAAGATAAACGAAGAGAGTATGATATGGTAGGTCATGCTCACTACACAAAGCAGACCGGAGGAGAACGACCCGCTGATCATACCTTCCACTTCAACTTTGACGACCTCTTTGCTGACTTTGACAACTTTCCCGGCTTTGGCGGAAGCTTTGCTAGAGACATC CATGCTGACCACATGAGGAGACATCAAGAGGCTCATCAGCGGGCGCACCAGCAGCATCGTTTTCATAATCAacaaccgccaccaccaccaccggactTGAATCAAGCCAATTTTGCTCATAGTGGCGCTACTGGTGGGAGGACGTGCAGAACGGTTACACAAAGGGTTGGCAACATGGTTACTTCATACACCACGTGCAGctaa